Proteins from a genomic interval of Maylandia zebra isolate NMK-2024a linkage group LG15, Mzebra_GT3a, whole genome shotgun sequence:
- the tube1 gene encoding tubulin epsilon chain isoform X2 — MTQSVVVQVGQCGNQVGCRFWDLALREHAHVNKRGLYDEALNSFFRNVDSRKSDGAAFAVGGRIQHLKARAVLVDMEEGVVNQILQGPLREVFDSTQLLTDVSGSGNNWAVGNMTYGSAYREKIVDKLRKAAEQCDCLQCFFLIHSMGGGTGSGLGTRVLSLLEEEFPEVCRVVTSIYPSGEDDVITSPYNSVLAMNKLTEHADCVLLVENQSLVDIVNKIKVMSHGTKPGLNIKRNSAVTSGQEGLSGAEKPFDAMNNIVANLLLNITSSARFEGSLNMDLNEITMNLVPFPRLHYLVPSLTPLYTLADINVPTRRLDQMFSDAFSKDHQLIQADPKHSLYLACALMVRGNVQVSDVRRNIERLRPSLPFVSWNQEGWKTSLCSVPPVGHSHSLLALANNTCVKPTFMELRERFTKLYRKKAHLHHYLHVEGMEQSFFSEAIASLNSLIEEYHHLDATKARLTPDAPRLSIAR; from the exons ATGACACAGTCCGTTGTGGTCCAAG TTGGACAGTGCGGCAACCAGGTTGGCTGCAGGTTTTGGGATCTTGCTTTGCGAGAGCATGCCCATGTCAATAAA AGGGGATTGTACGATGAAGCCCTCAATAGCTTTTTCCGAAATGTGGATTCCAG GAAAAGTGACGGGGCTGCATTTGCTGTTGGTGGGAGAATCCAACACCTGAAGGCCAGG GCGGTCCTGGTGGACATGGAAGAGGGTGTGGTCAACCAGATCCTGCAGGGCCCGTTAAGAGAAGTGTTTGATAGCACGCAACTACTCACAGACGTGTCAGGTTCAGGCAACAACTG GGCAGTTGGAAACATGACGTACGGCTCGGCCTACAGGGAGAAGATAGTGGATAAGCTCAGGAAGGCAGCAGAGCAATGTGACTGTCTGCAGTGCTTCTTTCTCATTCACTCTATGGGAGGAG GTACTGGCTCTGGCCTGGGAACCAGAGTGCTCAGCTTGCTGGAGGAGGAGTTCCCTGAGGTGTGTCGCGTTGTCACCTCCATCTATCCATCTGGGGAAGATGACGTAATCACCTCACCATACAACAGTGTCCTTGCCATGAACAAGCTCACAGAGCACGCTGATTGTGTCCTGCTAGTGGAAAACCAG TCATTGGTTGACATTGTGAACAAGATTAAAGTTATGTCCCATGGTACAAAGCCTGGTTTAAATATCAAGAGAAACAGCGCAGTCACCTCTGGACAGGAAGGCCTCAGTGGGGCAGAAAAACCCTTTGATGCTATGAATAACATTGTGGCTAACCTGTTGCTCAATATTACCAG CTCAGCCCGGTTTGAGGGCTCCCTCAACATGGATCTGAATGAGATTACGATGAACCTGGTGCCCTTTCCTCGTTTACACTACCTGGTGCCCAGTCTCACACCCCTCTACACATTAGCAGATATTAATGTGCCCACAAGGAG ACTGGATCAGATGTTCAGCGATGCCTTCAGTAAAGACCACCAGCTAATACAAGCTGACCCAAAGCACAGCCTGTACCTGGCTTGTGCCCTCATGGTCAGGGGTAACGTGCAGGTTTCTGATGTCCGCAGGAACATCGAGAG ACTGAGACCATCACTGCCCTTTGTCTCATGGAACCAGGAAGGCTGGAAGACGAGTCTGTGTTCAGTGCCTCCCGTGGGACACTCCCATTCCCTGTTAGCTCTGGCCAACAACACCTGCGTGAAGCCCACGTTCATGGAGCTCAGGGAACGCTTTACCAAGCTCTACAGGAAGAAG gcTCACTTACACCACTACCTGCATGTAGAAGGGATGGAACAGAGCTTCTTCTCAGAGGCCATTGCCTCTCTCAACTCACTGATTGAAGAATATCATCATCTGGATGCCACCAAGGCCAGACTCACGCCTGATGCACCCAGACTCTCCATCGCCAGATGA
- the ccn6 gene encoding cellular communication network factor 6, which translates to MLLLLCHSLLLIFAQQCFSRAQNNGQLQAPQGGRATTERRQFCQWPCKCRQRPYCAPGVSSVLDGCGCCKSCARQIGEPCNERDVCDPHKGMYCDFSADKPRYEVGVCAYMMAVGCDLNGVHYENGESFQSSPLYKCTCIAGAIGCTPAFIQKPAGLLGSAPLISNTPAGLRSGQSPNKHQQDTIYMSGYRDPPLAWKRNCLIQTTHWSPCSKTCGLGISVRVNNDNSKCEMRKDRRLCLLQPCEKSVLRSVKVPKGKTCRPKFQAKKAEKLTLSGCTSNKKFKPTYCGVCTDKRCCVPNKSRMIKVNFTCKGGSNTQWKMQWITSCVCQRKCNDPGDMFSDLRLL; encoded by the exons ATGCTACTGCTTCTCTGCCATTCCCTCCTGCTCATCTTTGCTCAACAG TGCTTCAGCAGGGCGCAGAACAATGGGCAGCTGCAAGCTCCTCAGGGTGGACGGGCTACGACAGAGAGACGCCAATTCTGCCAGTGGCCCTGCAAGTGTCGGCAGAGACCTTACTGTGCCCCTGGTGTCAGCTCTGTCCTGGATGGGTGCGGCTGCTGTAAGAGCTGCGCCCGACAAATTGGAGAGCCGTGCAACGAGAGGGACGTGTGCGACCCACACAAGGGCATGTACTGTGACTTCTCCGCAGACAAGCCAAGATACGAGGTtggagtgtgtgcat ACATGATGGCGGTAGGCTGTGACCTGAATGGGGTCCACTATGAGAATGGAGAATCCTTCCAGTCCAGCCCCCTCTACAAGTGTACATGCATCGCTGGAGCCATCGGCTGTACCCCTGCTTTCATCCAGAAGCCTGCTGGTCTCTTAGGCTCTGCACCACTGATCAGCAACACGCCAGCTGGCCTTCGCAGTGGCCAGAGCCCAAACAAGCACCAGCAGGACACTATCTACATGTCAG GTTACAGGGACCCTCCTTTAGCCTGGAAGAGGAACTGCCTAATCCAGACCACCCACTGGAGTCCCTGCTCCAAGACCTGTGGCCTGGGCATCTCTGTACGTGTCAACAATGATAACAGCAAGTGTGAGATGAGGAAAGACCGCCGCCTGTGCTTGCTGCAACCGTGTGAGAAAAGCGTGCTCAGGAGTGTCAAG GTGCCAAAGGGAAAGACGTGCCGACCCAAATTCCAGGCAAAGAAAGCAGAGAAGTTGACTCTCTCTGGCTGTACCAGCAACAAGAAGTTTAAGCCCACATACTGCGGTGTGTGTACAGACAAGCGCTGCTGTGTCCCCAACAAGTCACGCATGATCAAGGTCAACTTCACCTGCAAAGGAGGCTCCAACACACAGTGGAAGATGCAGTGGATAACGTCCTGTGTGTGTCAGAGGAAGTGCAACGATCCGGGCGACATGTTTTCTGACCTGCGTTTACTCTAA
- the tube1 gene encoding tubulin epsilon chain isoform X1, translating into MCWTNKSNPLEAPPLTGLKGSVANILVPIPQQTFRGLVESMPRWRGLYDEALNSFFRNVDSRKSDGAAFAVGGRIQHLKARAVLVDMEEGVVNQILQGPLREVFDSTQLLTDVSGSGNNWAVGNMTYGSAYREKIVDKLRKAAEQCDCLQCFFLIHSMGGGTGSGLGTRVLSLLEEEFPEVCRVVTSIYPSGEDDVITSPYNSVLAMNKLTEHADCVLLVENQSLVDIVNKIKVMSHGTKPGLNIKRNSAVTSGQEGLSGAEKPFDAMNNIVANLLLNITSSARFEGSLNMDLNEITMNLVPFPRLHYLVPSLTPLYTLADINVPTRRLDQMFSDAFSKDHQLIQADPKHSLYLACALMVRGNVQVSDVRRNIERLRPSLPFVSWNQEGWKTSLCSVPPVGHSHSLLALANNTCVKPTFMELRERFTKLYRKKAHLHHYLHVEGMEQSFFSEAIASLNSLIEEYHHLDATKARLTPDAPRLSIAR; encoded by the exons atgtgctggacaaaTAAGTCCAATCCACTGGAGGCCCCACCTCTTACAGGACTTAAaggatctgttgctaacatcttggtgcCGATACCACAGCAAACCTTCAGGGGGCTAGTGGAGTCAATGCCTCGATGG AGGGGATTGTACGATGAAGCCCTCAATAGCTTTTTCCGAAATGTGGATTCCAG GAAAAGTGACGGGGCTGCATTTGCTGTTGGTGGGAGAATCCAACACCTGAAGGCCAGG GCGGTCCTGGTGGACATGGAAGAGGGTGTGGTCAACCAGATCCTGCAGGGCCCGTTAAGAGAAGTGTTTGATAGCACGCAACTACTCACAGACGTGTCAGGTTCAGGCAACAACTG GGCAGTTGGAAACATGACGTACGGCTCGGCCTACAGGGAGAAGATAGTGGATAAGCTCAGGAAGGCAGCAGAGCAATGTGACTGTCTGCAGTGCTTCTTTCTCATTCACTCTATGGGAGGAG GTACTGGCTCTGGCCTGGGAACCAGAGTGCTCAGCTTGCTGGAGGAGGAGTTCCCTGAGGTGTGTCGCGTTGTCACCTCCATCTATCCATCTGGGGAAGATGACGTAATCACCTCACCATACAACAGTGTCCTTGCCATGAACAAGCTCACAGAGCACGCTGATTGTGTCCTGCTAGTGGAAAACCAG TCATTGGTTGACATTGTGAACAAGATTAAAGTTATGTCCCATGGTACAAAGCCTGGTTTAAATATCAAGAGAAACAGCGCAGTCACCTCTGGACAGGAAGGCCTCAGTGGGGCAGAAAAACCCTTTGATGCTATGAATAACATTGTGGCTAACCTGTTGCTCAATATTACCAG CTCAGCCCGGTTTGAGGGCTCCCTCAACATGGATCTGAATGAGATTACGATGAACCTGGTGCCCTTTCCTCGTTTACACTACCTGGTGCCCAGTCTCACACCCCTCTACACATTAGCAGATATTAATGTGCCCACAAGGAG ACTGGATCAGATGTTCAGCGATGCCTTCAGTAAAGACCACCAGCTAATACAAGCTGACCCAAAGCACAGCCTGTACCTGGCTTGTGCCCTCATGGTCAGGGGTAACGTGCAGGTTTCTGATGTCCGCAGGAACATCGAGAG ACTGAGACCATCACTGCCCTTTGTCTCATGGAACCAGGAAGGCTGGAAGACGAGTCTGTGTTCAGTGCCTCCCGTGGGACACTCCCATTCCCTGTTAGCTCTGGCCAACAACACCTGCGTGAAGCCCACGTTCATGGAGCTCAGGGAACGCTTTACCAAGCTCTACAGGAAGAAG gcTCACTTACACCACTACCTGCATGTAGAAGGGATGGAACAGAGCTTCTTCTCAGAGGCCATTGCCTCTCTCAACTCACTGATTGAAGAATATCATCATCTGGATGCCACCAAGGCCAGACTCACGCCTGATGCACCCAGACTCTCCATCGCCAGATGA
- the tube1 gene encoding tubulin epsilon chain isoform X3, whose protein sequence is MEEGVVNQILQGPLREVFDSTQLLTDVSGSGNNWAVGNMTYGSAYREKIVDKLRKAAEQCDCLQCFFLIHSMGGGTGSGLGTRVLSLLEEEFPEVCRVVTSIYPSGEDDVITSPYNSVLAMNKLTEHADCVLLVENQSLVDIVNKIKVMSHGTKPGLNIKRNSAVTSGQEGLSGAEKPFDAMNNIVANLLLNITSSARFEGSLNMDLNEITMNLVPFPRLHYLVPSLTPLYTLADINVPTRRLDQMFSDAFSKDHQLIQADPKHSLYLACALMVRGNVQVSDVRRNIERLRPSLPFVSWNQEGWKTSLCSVPPVGHSHSLLALANNTCVKPTFMELRERFTKLYRKKAHLHHYLHVEGMEQSFFSEAIASLNSLIEEYHHLDATKARLTPDAPRLSIAR, encoded by the exons ATGGAAGAGGGTGTGGTCAACCAGATCCTGCAGGGCCCGTTAAGAGAAGTGTTTGATAGCACGCAACTACTCACAGACGTGTCAGGTTCAGGCAACAACTG GGCAGTTGGAAACATGACGTACGGCTCGGCCTACAGGGAGAAGATAGTGGATAAGCTCAGGAAGGCAGCAGAGCAATGTGACTGTCTGCAGTGCTTCTTTCTCATTCACTCTATGGGAGGAG GTACTGGCTCTGGCCTGGGAACCAGAGTGCTCAGCTTGCTGGAGGAGGAGTTCCCTGAGGTGTGTCGCGTTGTCACCTCCATCTATCCATCTGGGGAAGATGACGTAATCACCTCACCATACAACAGTGTCCTTGCCATGAACAAGCTCACAGAGCACGCTGATTGTGTCCTGCTAGTGGAAAACCAG TCATTGGTTGACATTGTGAACAAGATTAAAGTTATGTCCCATGGTACAAAGCCTGGTTTAAATATCAAGAGAAACAGCGCAGTCACCTCTGGACAGGAAGGCCTCAGTGGGGCAGAAAAACCCTTTGATGCTATGAATAACATTGTGGCTAACCTGTTGCTCAATATTACCAG CTCAGCCCGGTTTGAGGGCTCCCTCAACATGGATCTGAATGAGATTACGATGAACCTGGTGCCCTTTCCTCGTTTACACTACCTGGTGCCCAGTCTCACACCCCTCTACACATTAGCAGATATTAATGTGCCCACAAGGAG ACTGGATCAGATGTTCAGCGATGCCTTCAGTAAAGACCACCAGCTAATACAAGCTGACCCAAAGCACAGCCTGTACCTGGCTTGTGCCCTCATGGTCAGGGGTAACGTGCAGGTTTCTGATGTCCGCAGGAACATCGAGAG ACTGAGACCATCACTGCCCTTTGTCTCATGGAACCAGGAAGGCTGGAAGACGAGTCTGTGTTCAGTGCCTCCCGTGGGACACTCCCATTCCCTGTTAGCTCTGGCCAACAACACCTGCGTGAAGCCCACGTTCATGGAGCTCAGGGAACGCTTTACCAAGCTCTACAGGAAGAAG gcTCACTTACACCACTACCTGCATGTAGAAGGGATGGAACAGAGCTTCTTCTCAGAGGCCATTGCCTCTCTCAACTCACTGATTGAAGAATATCATCATCTGGATGCCACCAAGGCCAGACTCACGCCTGATGCACCCAGACTCTCCATCGCCAGATGA